Sequence from the Desertibacillus haloalkaliphilus genome:
GTGTGGTTACTTTTGGTTCGTGTTTATCTCCGAAAAGGTAGTTTAGGAATGCAAAAGATGCAATTAAAAGTAAGCTTAATTGAACCGTTGTACTCCATCCAAAATACCCAGCAAGTACTGGCCCAAAAAAAGATGTAAGCGCGGTACCAAGGTTTCCTAACGCATATATGGCGTTAATTGTCCCATGTTTTTCTTTAGGATAATATTTTGGAAGCGAGGTGACACCGATCGAGAAGATCGCTCCACCCACTCCTAAAAACAAACCACCGATAAGTAAGTCGGTAAAGGACGTCGCTTGACTAATGTAATAAATAGGTAAAAGTAGGACGATAAAACATAGAAGAAAAACCTTCCTTGCTCCAAATCGGTTCGCCCAATAACCGAGTGGGATTCGCAAAAGTGACCCTAAAATGATTGGGACAGCTGTAATTAATGCGATTTCATTATTTGTTAAAGGAATATCTTCTGTAATAAAAGGCATGAGAGGTGATAAAATCACCCAGACCATAAATCCAGCAACTAAACTAAATGTTTGTAAGGGTAACTGTACTTTTGCTATCTTCATAAAAATTATCACTCCATAATTGTGGGAACGATTCCCAACTTGGTTCACATGTCAAAGTTTTTAAACCAACTATTATGAAGAGTATCACGGCTAAAAGCAGGTTGCTGTGATAAAATGCACGTTCAACCCTAAATATTGCAATGTACGTAGGGTTTATATGGTTTTTCTTATGGTAAGATAAAGAGCCTTTCGGTATTAAAGGCTTTTTAACTTTTGAGGGTCAATAAATAGATCCATACTTTTTTTCATAGTAAAAACAGGAGAGAGGTGAATGGTATTCAAAAGGAACGGGCGTCTAATCATCTCCGGTCTCCAAATCTAAGAATTTATTGATGATCTCTATATAATCGTTTTTTGGGTAGGTTTGATATAAGGTCGTTGCTAAACGTACTGGGTCACCAAAAAAGTAGCGCTCATATTGAGTTTGTCTTGTGCCAAATGAACTCATTGTTAAATCCCAAGCTAACCGAAAAATTTTCACACGATCTTCGGCAGTTTTACTTGCCCCTTGAAGGTACCTATCGAGATCACCTCTAATATCGGAGCTAAAATCATTTTCAGTAGGGATCGTTACCACTCCACTAGCGCCAATAATTTGGATAATTTCGCAAAATCGTGGGTATATTTTAGGGAAGATATTACTGGCTACTCGAAGTGGAATATGACTAGGGCGCATATACCCCCATTCATCTAACTTTGCATCGTTTTCTGACTTTTCCAAGAGTGCTTTCATCGTTTCAAGTCCGGTGATGATTTCCGATAGTTTCTCTTGGATATGCTGATACTCACCAATATTAATCGTTTCTATAAGTAACAGTGCAATTCCTAAAGTGAATTCCGTTTTTATGATCTGTCGAGTGACGACTTGATGGTAGGCAAAGGGTTGAAACGAACAATGAAGCAAGAAATCTGAAGCAGCCTTAACATTGTCATAAAAGAAGACGCGATCCCAAGGAACGACTACATGATCAAAGACAAGGATTGTATCCATTTCCTCATATTTAGAACTGAGTGGATGGTTAAAAGAAGAATCGCCACCAACGAAAGATTCTCTACATATAAATTTTAAACCTTTTGTATTCGAAGGAATGGAAAAGGCAAATGCTTCATCTGCCTCAAAGAATAGCTTTGGTGCACTAAAAACAAGCACTTCATCAGTTAAGCCCCCTTGTGTAGCGAGGAGACGTGCC
This genomic interval carries:
- the hpaB gene encoding 4-hydroxyphenylacetate 3-monooxygenase, oxygenase component; translation: MGVINGKDYINRLNQLNPEIWLDGERVKGKISEHPAFSGLLHTKASLYDLQTKTNIKDEMTFLSPKTNDPIGLSFLQPKSKEDLLKRRKMMEHWARHTGGMMGRSPDYMNTVLMSFASSTPLLESRENCFPENILSLYELAREEDLSFTHTFITPQVNRSQAYIESSQEPTSAKVVDKNNDGLIIKGARLLATQGGLTDEVLVFSAPKLFFEADEAFAFSIPSNTKGLKFICRESFVGGDSSFNHPLSSKYEEMDTILVFDHVVVPWDRVFFYDNVKAASDFLLHCSFQPFAYHQVVTRQIIKTEFTLGIALLLIETINIGEYQHIQEKLSEIITGLETMKALLEKSENDAKLDEWGYMRPSHIPLRVASNIFPKIYPRFCEIIQIIGASGVVTIPTENDFSSDIRGDLDRYLQGASKTAEDRVKIFRLAWDLTMSSFGTRQTQYERYFFGDPVRLATTLYQTYPKNDYIEIINKFLDLETGDD